From the Shewanella amazonensis SB2B genome, one window contains:
- a CDS encoding Hpt domain-containing protein → MATAALDEILDLNTLEQYCSAIGAGTLLKSVVLFEQLMPEYVGNLVKAKEAGDKDTLCSEAHKFKGAAGSVGLKRIQQYAQLLQHGNDDGWEAGHVEWLDVIATHAFDDLAALKAFLQAKA, encoded by the coding sequence ATGGCAACTGCTGCACTGGACGAGATTTTGGATTTGAACACTCTTGAACAATATTGCAGTGCGATTGGGGCCGGAACCTTGCTCAAGAGTGTGGTGCTGTTTGAGCAGCTGATGCCCGAATATGTGGGCAACCTGGTCAAGGCAAAAGAAGCCGGCGATAAGGACACCCTTTGCTCTGAGGCTCACAAGTTTAAAGGTGCGGCTGGCAGTGTTGGCCTGAAGCGCATCCAGCAATATGCTCAATTGCTGCAGCACGGCAATGACGATGGCTGGGAAGCCGGCCATGTCGAGTGGCTGGATGTGATTGCCACCCATGCCTTTGACGATCTCGCTGCACTGAAAGCCTTCCTGCAGGCAAAAGCCTGA
- the oxyR gene encoding hydrogen peroxide-inducible genes transcriptional activator OxyR: protein MKHLPSLKNLYYLVNLYQEQNFNRAAKVCNVSQSTLSSGIQNLEEQLGHQLIERDHKSFMFTAIGEEVVGRCRKILTDVDDLVELVRNQGEPMTGEIRLGCIPTIAPFLLSRVVRHCQQHYPNMVLLLKEDTTERLLDALGKGELDLLLLALPVDTSGFHSMKVGVDPFKMVMHKDLSHEVHQPVDYQALPDESIFLLQNEHCITGHAISACQLGDSNKINPFAATSLHTLVQMVNSKLGTTFLPQMAIDAGILKDTELAVMDPPGSAPYRDIGLVWRQTTSRIRTFRTLGLEIEKLLGGESRQG, encoded by the coding sequence ATGAAACATCTTCCCAGCCTTAAAAATCTCTATTATCTGGTGAATCTCTATCAGGAACAGAATTTTAATCGCGCCGCCAAGGTATGTAATGTCAGTCAGTCGACCCTCTCCAGTGGTATTCAAAATCTTGAGGAGCAACTGGGACATCAATTGATTGAACGCGATCATAAGTCATTTATGTTTACGGCCATCGGTGAAGAAGTGGTTGGCCGCTGCCGCAAAATTCTGACCGATGTGGATGATTTGGTGGAGTTGGTGCGCAATCAGGGCGAACCCATGACCGGGGAAATCCGTTTGGGCTGTATCCCCACCATAGCCCCTTTTCTACTGAGCCGGGTGGTGCGTCACTGTCAGCAGCACTATCCCAACATGGTATTACTGCTGAAAGAAGACACCACCGAGCGCCTGCTCGATGCCCTTGGTAAAGGTGAACTGGATTTACTGTTGTTGGCCTTGCCTGTGGATACTTCAGGATTTCACAGCATGAAAGTTGGTGTGGACCCGTTCAAGATGGTGATGCACAAAGACTTGTCCCATGAAGTGCATCAGCCGGTGGACTATCAGGCGTTACCGGACGAAAGTATTTTTCTGCTGCAGAATGAACACTGTATTACGGGTCATGCCATCAGTGCCTGTCAGTTGGGCGACTCCAACAAGATTAATCCCTTTGCTGCAACCAGTCTGCACACCCTGGTGCAAATGGTAAACAGTAAGCTGGGCACCACCTTCCTGCCACAAATGGCCATTGATGCGGGTATCCTCAAAGACACTGAACTCGCGGTGATGGACCCACCGGGCAGTGCACCCTATCGCGATATAGGGTTGGTGTGGCGTCAAACGACCAGCCGCATCCGAACGTTCAGAACACTGGGGTTGGAAATCGAAAAGTTGCTCGGTGGCGAATCCAGGCAGGGCTGA
- a CDS encoding TIGR01212 family radical SAM protein (This family includes YhcC from E. coli K-12, an uncharacterized radical SAM protein.): protein MEGPVSQPVSVTPTLDALVNTFGNDCRLRFGKRVRKLTLDAHFTCPNRDGSLGIGGCTFCHVPSFNADDGQQFDIPSQLKRQMAGRTDALYFIYFQAYTSTYDEVAVLKRRYDEALSIGNVAGLFVGTRPDCVPDAVLHLLADYQQQGIDVWLDLGLQTARDDTLKRINRGHDFAIYADAVTRARRLGIKVCTHLILGLPGETSEDFVESHRQVLALGVDGLKLHPLHIVEGSIMARQWRAGRLDTLSLDDYVNAAVRLIQRTPADIILHRVTAHARPPLLLAPDWCGHKWLGMGAICSSLARTGGQGCLTEYPYLNDKNT from the coding sequence ATGGAGGGGCCTGTGTCTCAACCGGTTAGCGTAACGCCCACATTGGATGCGCTGGTAAACACCTTCGGCAATGACTGCCGTCTTCGGTTTGGCAAGCGGGTACGCAAGTTGACCCTGGATGCGCATTTTACCTGCCCAAACCGCGATGGCAGTCTCGGCATTGGTGGCTGCACTTTTTGCCATGTGCCTTCTTTCAACGCCGACGATGGCCAGCAGTTTGATATCCCATCGCAGCTTAAGCGGCAGATGGCCGGGCGAACTGATGCGCTGTATTTCATTTATTTTCAGGCTTACACCAGTACCTACGATGAGGTTGCCGTACTTAAGCGCAGATACGATGAGGCGCTGTCGATTGGGAATGTGGCGGGACTCTTTGTGGGAACACGCCCTGACTGTGTTCCTGATGCGGTGCTGCATTTGTTGGCCGACTATCAACAGCAGGGGATCGATGTGTGGCTGGATTTGGGGCTGCAGACCGCCCGGGATGACACCCTGAAAAGAATCAATCGGGGCCATGATTTTGCCATATATGCTGATGCCGTGACCCGGGCCAGAAGGCTGGGCATCAAGGTGTGTACCCATCTTATCCTGGGATTGCCCGGAGAGACGTCAGAGGATTTCGTCGAATCACACCGGCAGGTGCTGGCACTTGGAGTCGATGGCCTCAAGCTGCATCCACTGCATATAGTGGAAGGCAGCATCATGGCGAGGCAGTGGCGGGCAGGAAGGCTCGATACCTTGAGTTTGGATGATTACGTGAACGCCGCGGTGCGTCTTATTCAACGCACTCCGGCAGACATTATTTTACACCGGGTTACGGCCCACGCCAGGCCGCCTTTGTTATTGGCACCCGATTGGTGTGGTCATAAATGGTTGGGGATGGGGGCCATTTGCAGCAGTCTGGCACGAACGGGTGGCCAGGGCTGTTTGACTGAATATCCTTACCTCAATGATAAAAATACGTAA